In the Brachyhypopomus gauderio isolate BG-103 chromosome 4, BGAUD_0.2, whole genome shotgun sequence genome, one interval contains:
- the mecp2 gene encoding methyl-CpG-binding protein 2: protein MAAAESGEERLGEGKGEDQEGSKEKAQKQKKSRRERPDVEGEELAASTPPAVMAQARPDEGRQAEAGTSEPSALDVGAAGSPEASSSAKQRRSIIRDRGPLYDDPSLPQGWTRKLKQRKSGRSAGKFDVYLINPEGKAFRSKVELMAYFQKVGDTTTDPNDFDFTVTGRGSPSRREKRPPKKPKVVKPSGRGRGRPKGSGKVRQATEGVAVKRVVEKSPGKLLVKMPFVAPKTEAGSPSGQVPVPKLRPGRKRKAEKEPPSAPKKRGRKPAATSQSAAGAGSSAAYAAAAIVSAEAKKKAQKETAAKPVQEKALPIKKRKTRETMEEAEGPATATTEATPPGTGTGVAKRPVTQTAPPPGAEAETGQKLHKHSGRKHKEASAADPGNGGASSSGPKSHKKRDQRGQHLKHLHHHHHHHQHHMPVMEPSIFTPQAHQLSLGHSTQGGPPAPPAAPAENEPQDLSTCRPRQEPVACRDEARADSCAARDTLAAGKTVATELRSQQQQHGTVTAEGKELRDIVPPSAVPRPSREETVESRTPVSERVS from the exons AGGTGAGGGGAAGGGGGAGGACCAAGAGGGCTCTAAAGAGAAGGCACAGAAACAGAAAAAGAGCAGGAGGGAGCGGCCGGatgtggagggggaggagctcgCCGCATCCACGCCCCCAGCCGTCATGGCCCAGGCGCGGCCCGACGAGGGCCGGCAGGCCGAAGCGGGGACGTCTGAGCCCTCGGCCCTGGACGTGGGAGCGGCCGGTTCCCCGGAGGCCAGCTCCTCGGCCAAGCAGCGGCGATCCATCATCCGGGACCGAGGGCCGCTGTACGACGACCCGTCTCTGCCTCAGGGCTGGACGCGGAAACTGAAGCAGAGGAAATCGGGACGGTCCGCCGGCAAGTTCGATGTCTACCTGATCAA CCCAGAAGGGAAAGCCTTCCGTTCCAAAGTGGAACTCATGGCGTACTTCCAAAAGGTGGGAGACACCACCACAGACCCAAATGACTTTGACTTCACGGTCACAGGACGAGGAAGCCCCTCTCGCAGGGAGAAGAGACCGCCAAAGAAGCCCAAAGTGGTCAAGCCGTCCGGACGTGGGCGCGGTCGGCCGAAAGGCAGTGGCAAGGTACGGCAAGCCACGGAGGGCGTGGCTGTAAAACGCGTGGTAGAAAAGAGTCCGGGAAAACTCCTCGTCAAGATGCCCTTTGTGGCTCCGAAAACCGAGGCAGGGTCACCTTCGGGACAAGTTCCTGTTCCCAAATTGCGTCCGGGGCGTAAGAGGAAAGCAGAGAAGGAACCGCCGAGCGCACCGAAGAAGCGTGGGCGCAAGCCGGCAGCGACGTCGCAGTCTGCAGCTGGGGCGGGCTCGAGTGCGGCTTATGCGGCCGCGGCCATCGTCTCCGCCGAGGCAAAGAAGAAGGCGCAGAAGGAGACTGCGGCCAAGCCTGTGCAAGAGAAGGCGCTTCCCATCAAGAAACGCAAAACACGGGAGACCATGGAGGAGGCGGAGGGCCCTGCCACAGCCACGACTGAGGCGACGCCCCCGGGCACCGGGACCGGTGTGGCGAAACGCCCCGTCACGCAAACGGCGCCCCCTCCTGGAGCAGAGGCAGAAACGGGACAAAAGCTTCACAAGCACTCGGGCCGGAAGCACAAGGAGGCGTCGGCTGCGGATCCGGGAAACGGCGGCGCCAGCAGCAGTGGACCAAAGAGTCACAAGAAGAGAGATCAGAGAGGGCAACACCTcaaacacctccaccatcatcaccaccatcaccaacaccacatgCCGGTGATGGAGCCTTCCATCTTTACTCCGCAGGCTCACCAGCTTTCCCTTGGGCATTCCACACAAGGAGGACCCCCAGCGCCTCCTGCTGCCCCAGCGGAGAACGAGCCCCAGGACTTGAGCACCTGCAGGCCCAGACAAGAGCCGGTAGCCTGCAGGGATGAGGCTAGAGCCGACAGCTGCGCGGCCAGAGACACTCTGGCGGCCGGCAAGACGGTGGCCACAGAGCTACGATCCCAACAGCAGCAGCACGGCACTGTGACGGCGGAGGGGAAGGAGCTCAGAGACATTGTTCCTCCCTCTGCTGTCCCGAGGCCAAGCCGGGAGGAGACGGTGGAGTCCAGGACACCTGTGAGTGAACGCGTGAGCTGA